The proteins below come from a single Chryseobacterium bernardetii genomic window:
- a CDS encoding winged helix-turn-helix domain-containing protein, translated as MIKISQLNKEFESRVRLGIMSVLMVNDWVDFSEMKSLLEITDGNLASHSNALEKAGYIEVKKEFVGKKPKTSYRVTQNGRQAFTDHLDALEKLLGR; from the coding sequence ATGATCAAAATTAGTCAACTCAATAAAGAATTTGAAAGCCGTGTAAGATTGGGAATTATGTCCGTTCTTATGGTCAACGACTGGGTTGATTTCTCTGAAATGAAATCACTGTTGGAAATTACTGACGGAAATCTTGCCAGTCACAGTAATGCACTTGAAAAAGCAGGCTATATTGAGGTGAAAAAAGAATTTGTAGGGAAGAAGCCTAAAACCTCTTATCGTGTTACCCAGAATGGGAGACAGGCTTTTACCGATCATTTGGATGCACTTGAAAAATTATTAGGACGATAG
- a CDS encoding Coq4 family protein, which produces MKKIRIQFLLFVYNKTQKLYRKYFKKKKRQWQFNERQLLEFREDSLGRKLGEFYHKHGFSMIPKMENHDVHHLITDCGTNFEDEIAMQYLLLGNGKLNAHLLAAIILGTLILPEYSKMYIKAYKKGKTMRAFYKWDFEGLLWQNFEHLKDFIQQKETVVLH; this is translated from the coding sequence ATGAAAAAAATACGTATTCAGTTTCTGCTTTTTGTGTACAATAAAACTCAAAAACTCTACAGGAAATACTTTAAAAAGAAAAAAAGGCAGTGGCAGTTCAATGAAAGGCAGCTCCTGGAATTCAGGGAAGATTCATTGGGAAGAAAATTAGGGGAATTCTACCATAAACATGGATTTTCAATGATTCCCAAAATGGAAAATCACGATGTACATCATCTTATTACTGATTGCGGCACCAACTTCGAGGATGAAATTGCCATGCAATACCTTTTGTTAGGAAACGGAAAGCTCAATGCCCATCTTTTGGCAGCTATTATCCTGGGAACCCTTATTCTGCCGGAATATAGCAAAATGTATATTAAAGCTTATAAGAAAGGGAAGACAATGAGAGCCTTTTACAAATGGGATTTCGAAGGTCTGTTGTGGCAAAATTTTGAGCATCTGAAAGACTTCATCCAGCAGAAAGAGACGGTTGTTCTTCATTAA
- a CDS encoding DUF4153 domain-containing protein, whose amino-acid sequence MKTHHYIFLTTALFVALFYNQDLGLNFGILGILYAVLNFFKTPGKNKTRTFYILTVTSILSGIAFAWYGDFPSFLAVAASLLLLAYKSRNRKMKILFLIPVFITNVLTSICRIFMFDKWLSQRNVSGMWQKMMAFVLIPFTLISVFFGVYAAGSDHFAALFTDYELDLNLWQIFCLSILGFFIAFNFWNYAVEKLIYKNHHYLDNDFHKSSQEPKATYSFLDLDAERTSGIVSFFCLNILLVFFIITYNYEQFYEVSKTPVQLSEETHERVNAVIMSIVMAILVIMFYFKSGFNFDPKAKLLKVLAKIWIMLNAVLILSAAAKNYEYISNYAFTYKRLGVFAFLLLSLAGLGLTFIKIQRKKRNAFLFNTMAWYFYGTILICSYINWGGFITSQNIARKNFDLNYHYTSVNFNERSLIQYAAQKNNQKLKTGLQNKIKEEKSKSFLSKIIYYQTIK is encoded by the coding sequence ATGAAAACACATCATTATATATTTCTTACAACAGCCCTGTTTGTTGCCCTGTTTTATAATCAGGATTTAGGGCTGAATTTTGGTATTCTTGGAATTCTATATGCTGTTCTGAATTTCTTCAAAACACCTGGGAAAAATAAAACCAGAACCTTTTATATCCTTACAGTAACAAGTATACTTTCCGGGATTGCGTTTGCTTGGTATGGAGACTTCCCTTCATTTCTGGCAGTAGCAGCTTCACTTCTTTTGCTGGCTTATAAATCAAGGAACAGAAAAATGAAGATACTCTTTCTGATTCCTGTTTTTATAACAAATGTTCTTACCTCAATTTGCAGGATTTTTATGTTTGATAAATGGCTGTCTCAGAGAAACGTTTCGGGAATGTGGCAGAAGATGATGGCTTTTGTACTTATCCCATTCACTCTTATTTCCGTTTTCTTTGGAGTTTATGCAGCAGGAAGCGACCATTTTGCAGCTCTTTTCACAGATTATGAACTGGATCTCAATCTTTGGCAGATTTTCTGTCTTTCTATTTTAGGATTTTTTATTGCATTCAATTTCTGGAATTATGCTGTTGAAAAACTGATTTACAAAAATCATCACTATTTGGATAATGACTTTCATAAAAGCAGTCAGGAACCTAAAGCAACTTATTCATTCCTTGATCTGGATGCTGAAAGAACGAGTGGGATCGTATCTTTCTTTTGCCTGAATATTTTGCTGGTCTTTTTCATCATTACTTACAATTATGAACAGTTTTATGAAGTCTCAAAAACACCAGTTCAGCTTTCGGAAGAGACCCATGAACGTGTCAATGCTGTAATTATGTCAATTGTAATGGCTATTCTTGTAATAATGTTCTACTTTAAATCAGGATTCAACTTTGACCCTAAAGCCAAATTGCTGAAAGTTTTAGCTAAAATCTGGATTATGCTGAATGCTGTTTTAATCCTGTCGGCGGCAGCCAAAAACTATGAATATATTTCCAATTATGCCTTTACCTATAAAAGACTGGGGGTTTTTGCCTTCCTTCTTTTATCTCTGGCAGGGCTTGGCTTAACATTTATTAAAATTCAGAGGAAAAAAAGGAACGCCTTCCTGTTCAATACAATGGCATGGTACTTTTATGGAACCATTCTGATATGCAGCTATATCAACTGGGGTGGTTTTATTACCTCACAGAATATAGCCCGTAAAAACTTTGATTTAAATTATCATTACACATCGGTTAATTTCAATGAAAGAAGCCTGATACAATATGCAGCCCAAAAAAATAATCAAAAGCTTAAGACAGGTCTTCAGAATAAAATAAAGGAAGAAAAATCAAAATCTTTCCTTTCAAAAATTATTTATTATCAAACCATCAA